The Polaribacter tangerinus genome has a segment encoding these proteins:
- the mnmA gene encoding tRNA 2-thiouridine(34) synthase MnmA — MKRVVVGLSGGVDSSVTAYLLKEQGYEVIGLFMKNWHDDSVTISNECPWLEDSNDAMIVAEKLEIPFQVVDLSEQYKERIVDYMFAEYSKGRTPNPDVLCNREIKFDVFMDIAIQLGADYVATGHYCRKDEEIINGEVTYKLLAGKDSNKDQSYFLCQLSQEQLSKALFPVGELTKPEVREIAKKADLITAEKKDSQGLCFIGKVRLPEFLQQKLQPKEGVIINIPSTDSQYLEQQFSVSSSENELEALSRKYTYTKESGKIVGKHNGAHYYTKGQRKGLNVGGTKEALYVIDTDVDENIIYTGEGKKHPGLYRKGLFVANQEMHWIREDLSLNIGNSMSVEARIRYRQPLEKATLHKVKSGMYVIFEKEQSAIQEGQFVAWYNNDELLGSGVIS, encoded by the coding sequence ATGAAAAGAGTAGTAGTTGGTCTTTCTGGTGGTGTAGATTCTAGTGTAACGGCCTATTTATTAAAAGAACAAGGTTATGAAGTTATTGGTCTTTTTATGAAAAATTGGCATGATGACTCTGTAACTATTTCCAATGAATGTCCGTGGTTAGAGGATAGTAACGATGCAATGATAGTTGCAGAAAAGTTAGAAATTCCTTTTCAAGTTGTAGATTTAAGCGAACAATATAAAGAACGTATTGTAGATTATATGTTTGCCGAATATAGCAAAGGAAGAACACCAAACCCAGATGTTTTGTGCAATAGAGAAATAAAGTTTGATGTTTTTATGGACATTGCAATTCAGCTAGGTGCAGATTATGTGGCTACTGGTCATTATTGTAGAAAAGATGAAGAAATTATCAACGGAGAAGTAACCTATAAATTATTAGCAGGAAAAGACAGCAATAAAGATCAATCTTATTTTTTATGTCAACTATCTCAAGAGCAATTATCAAAAGCACTTTTTCCTGTAGGAGAATTAACAAAGCCAGAAGTTAGAGAAATTGCAAAAAAGGCTGACTTAATTACTGCAGAAAAGAAGGACTCTCAAGGATTGTGTTTTATAGGTAAGGTTAGGTTGCCAGAGTTTTTACAACAAAAACTACAACCAAAAGAAGGGGTTATAATAAACATTCCCTCAACAGATTCTCAGTACTTAGAACAACAATTTAGTGTATCTTCCTCCGAAAATGAACTAGAAGCATTGTCTCGAAAATACACTTACACCAAAGAAAGTGGTAAAATTGTAGGAAAACATAACGGAGCACATTACTATACAAAAGGACAAAGAAAAGGCTTAAATGTTGGAGGCACAAAAGAAGCACTGTACGTTATAGATACCGATGTAGATGAAAATATCATATACACAGGAGAAGGGAAAAAACATCCTGGTTTGTACAGAAAAGGCTTGTTTGTAGCCAATCAAGAAATGCATTGGATACGTGAAGATTTAAGTCTAAATATTGGCAATTCTATGAGTGTTGAAGCGAGAATTAGATACAGACAACCATTAGAAAAAGCCACCTTGCACAAAGTAAAATCTGGTATGTACGTAATTTTTGAAAAGGAGCAATCTGCCATACAAGAAGGACAGTTTGTTGCTTGGTATAATAATGATGAATTATTAGGTTCGGGTGTTATTTCTTAA
- a CDS encoding S8 family serine peptidase: MKKILFISFLTCSMSIFGQQEDAWIFLKDKPNESFFLNNPLKMLSQRAIDRRIAQQVMLNNVDVPIDSLYFATLKSIKNVSILGKSKWLNAVHVKAPKKTIDSIFTSLSFTHKIEFADKSLNNLSNKSTRTGYHKKHNNHKNKLNSLTAVFNYGAANTQIKMLNGHFLHNKGYTGKGQIIAILDAGFPEVNTLPAFQRIRANNQILGGYNFADRNTNIYSRNNHGTHVLSTIAGYLKDRFLGTAPDAEFYLFITEIEESETVLEETLWVEAAEKADSLGVDVINTSLGYSTFDNFKHNYSYADMDGKTTFISRGANIAASRGILVVNSAGNSGNDSWKYITAPADAENVISVGAINKDSIIASFSSFGPTIDGRIKPEILALGVNSAVVNATNGNISLANGTSFSSPIMAGLIACLNGKEVVYTKTSNAINAPIKNYFLKKSLIESADKFLNPTAQYGFGIPNFETAYLNYTDSTSSINESTFASIKVVPNPIEKEFSIVGFTNTNSTFDIKVYTILGEVVYQKSASSTSEIHKLNVSRGFYFLSIKQGKLEKILKIIVK; encoded by the coding sequence ATGAAAAAAATATTATTTATTAGTTTTCTTACTTGTTCAATGTCTATTTTTGGGCAACAAGAAGATGCTTGGATATTTTTAAAAGACAAGCCTAATGAGTCGTTTTTTTTAAACAATCCTCTAAAAATGCTTTCACAAAGAGCTATAGATAGGAGAATTGCTCAACAAGTAATGTTAAATAATGTAGATGTTCCAATAGATAGTTTGTATTTTGCGACTCTTAAAAGTATAAAAAACGTATCTATTCTAGGGAAGTCTAAATGGTTAAATGCAGTTCATGTAAAGGCTCCAAAAAAAACAATAGACAGTATATTTACATCACTTTCATTTACTCATAAAATTGAGTTTGCAGATAAATCTTTAAACAATTTGTCTAATAAATCTACAAGAACTGGCTATCACAAAAAGCATAATAATCATAAAAATAAATTAAATTCTTTAACAGCAGTATTTAATTATGGTGCTGCTAATACCCAAATTAAAATGTTAAACGGACATTTTTTACATAATAAAGGGTATACAGGAAAAGGACAAATAATTGCAATTTTAGATGCCGGTTTTCCAGAGGTAAATACTTTACCAGCATTTCAAAGAATTAGAGCAAATAATCAAATTTTAGGAGGCTATAATTTTGCGGATAGAAACACTAATATTTATTCGAGAAACAATCATGGAACCCATGTATTATCTACCATAGCAGGGTATTTAAAAGATCGTTTTTTAGGCACTGCACCCGATGCAGAATTTTATCTTTTTATTACAGAAATAGAAGAGTCGGAAACTGTTTTAGAAGAAACTTTATGGGTAGAGGCAGCAGAAAAAGCAGACAGTCTTGGTGTAGATGTTATAAACACCTCTTTGGGATATAGTACTTTCGATAATTTTAAGCATAACTATTCATATGCCGATATGGATGGTAAAACTACTTTTATCTCTAGAGGCGCCAATATAGCGGCTAGTAGAGGTATTTTAGTTGTAAATTCTGCTGGAAATTCTGGTAATGATAGTTGGAAGTATATTACGGCACCTGCAGATGCAGAGAATGTAATTTCAGTTGGTGCTATTAATAAAGATAGTATTATTGCCTCTTTCAGTTCTTTTGGTCCAACTATTGATGGTCGTATCAAACCAGAAATTTTAGCATTGGGAGTTAATTCGGCAGTTGTAAACGCAACGAACGGCAATATTTCTTTAGCAAACGGTACATCGTTTTCATCTCCTATAATGGCAGGTTTAATAGCTTGTTTAAATGGTAAAGAAGTGGTTTATACTAAAACATCCAACGCTATAAATGCACCTATAAAAAATTACTTTTTAAAAAAATCTTTAATTGAATCTGCAGACAAGTTTTTAAATCCAACAGCACAATATGGATTCGGAATTCCAAATTTTGAAACTGCATATTTAAACTATACCGACAGTACAAGTAGTATAAACGAATCTACCTTTGCCTCGATTAAGGTAGTTCCAAATCCTATAGAAAAAGAGTTTTCTATAGTGGGTTTTACCAATACAAATAGCACTTTTGATATAAAAGTATATACAATTTTAGGAGAAGTAGTGTACCAAAAGAGTGCCTCATCAACTAGTGAAATTCACAAATTAAATGTAAGTAGAGGTTTTTATTTTCTGAGTATTAAACAAGGAAAATTAGAAAAAATATTAAAAATTATAGTAAAATAA